A genomic window from Gossypium hirsutum isolate 1008001.06 chromosome D10, Gossypium_hirsutum_v2.1, whole genome shotgun sequence includes:
- the LOC121222094 gene encoding uncharacterized protein: MAIILRFVDKQGWVKERFFDIVHVKDTASLTLNNLALVAVAREVFEVHQFFKDLFDIVNITSTSSKRHNELQKAQAGEITRLVSINELAIGTGMNQIGTLQSPDMNAQYIMGRSRNKKEDVTVEHHYRVDIFFDTIDAQLQELKSRFNEHVVDLFTLTTTLDPKEFFKLFDIDKICILVNKFYR, from the exons atggcaATTATTTTGAGATTTGTTGATAAACAAGGATGGGTAAAAGAACGGTTTTTTGATATAGTCCATGTTAAAGATACTGCATCATTGACTTTGAATAAT TTAGCATTAGTTGCAGTAGCAAGAGAAGTGTTTGAAGTGCATCAATTCTTTAAAGACTTGTTTGATATTGTTAATATTACTTCGACTTCTTCCAAACGGCACAATGAATTACAAAAAGCCCAAGCAGGTGAAATAACTCGTTTGGTATCCATCAATGAGTTAGCAATTGGAACAGGAATGAATCAGATTGGCACTTTACAAAGTCCTG ATATGAATGCTCAATACATTATGGGTCGTAGTCGCAACAAGAAGGAAGATGTTACAGTGGAGCATCATTATCGAGTGGATATATTTTTTGATACAATAGatgctcagttgcaagaattgaagaGTAGGTTTAACGAACATGTTGTTGACCTTTTCACTCTTACTACAACTTTAGATCCCAAGGAGTTTTTCAAGTTATTTGATATTGATAAAATTTGCATTCTTGTAAACAAGTTTTATCGATAA